One window of the Methanomassiliicoccaceae archaeon DOK genome contains the following:
- a CDS encoding phosphoribosylformylglycinamidine cyclo-ligase produces the protein MSGWTYAKSGVNIDQKSEAIEALVSEVSYKRQGIGQAVRMPGLFASLIDFGDRYITMATDGVGSKLLIAEELNKWDTVGIDCIAMNVNDTICVNAEPTSFVDYIAIDKPNPEITEEIGKGLQKGAELSNMEIVGGEIAVLPEIINGVDLSGTCLGYVAKDRIITGDKCEEGDLIVSLRSSGIHSNGLTLARKVIEASNIAMTDKVSGLSKSIGEELLTPTEIYVRQVLEITSQNTVHGLVDITGGGLRNILRMRKGLRYVISDPVKPAPIFQKLQELGEIEDREIYQTLNMSMGFTIIAPEEDAEEIASRYPNADIVGRVEKGDGVLLEPGNILYDHY, from the coding sequence ATGAGCGGTTGGACCTACGCCAAATCCGGAGTGAACATTGACCAGAAATCCGAGGCCATCGAGGCACTCGTCAGCGAAGTAAGCTACAAGAGACAGGGCATCGGACAGGCAGTGCGCATGCCGGGCCTCTTCGCCAGCCTCATCGATTTCGGCGACAGATACATCACCATGGCCACCGACGGTGTGGGATCGAAACTGCTCATCGCCGAGGAACTGAACAAGTGGGACACCGTGGGCATAGACTGCATCGCGATGAACGTCAACGACACGATCTGCGTCAACGCGGAGCCCACCTCCTTCGTGGACTACATCGCCATCGACAAGCCCAACCCCGAAATCACGGAGGAGATCGGCAAGGGCCTGCAGAAAGGCGCTGAGCTCTCCAACATGGAGATCGTGGGAGGGGAGATCGCGGTCCTGCCGGAAATCATCAACGGGGTCGACCTGTCCGGGACATGCCTCGGATACGTGGCGAAGGACAGAATCATCACCGGCGACAAGTGCGAGGAGGGCGACCTCATCGTCTCGCTCAGGTCCTCCGGCATACACTCCAACGGACTCACCCTGGCCAGGAAGGTCATCGAGGCCAGCAACATCGCCATGACGGACAAGGTGTCCGGGCTCTCGAAGAGCATCGGCGAGGAGCTCCTCACCCCCACAGAGATCTATGTGAGACAGGTCCTGGAGATCACGTCCCAGAACACCGTCCACGGCCTGGTGGACATCACCGGCGGCGGACTGAGGAACATCCTCAGGATGAGGAAGGGCCTGAGATACGTCATCAGCGACCCCGTCAAGCCCGCCCCCATCTTCCAGAAGCTCCAGGAGCTCGGAGAGATCGAGGACAGGGAGATCTACCAGACCCTCAACATGAGCATGGGATTCACGATAATAGCTCCGGAAGAGGACGCTGAGGAGATCGCCTCCAGATACCCCAACGCCGACATAGTCGGCAGGGTGGAGAAGGGCGACGGAGTCCTCCTGGAGCCTGGCAACATACTGTATGACCATTACTGA
- a CDS encoding abortive phage infection protein, whose protein sequence is MVKIFTSQDVFIGEFDGMMTTEQLLSSGVPFSRIRKYVEDGTLIRLQRGIYITKEAMDDEWLLLQMRYKKGIYSGYTALYLHNMTDYIPTEFHMTFPHGYNAKSISENNDYRITPKFVIPKLYGIGLTKVETPYGNTVQTYDRERTLCDIVRGTGADMDIVKQAMKGYVSDRPNIPKLMEYADALNVRPKIHRFMEVLL, encoded by the coding sequence ATGGTAAAGATATTCACAAGCCAGGACGTCTTTATCGGCGAATTCGACGGAATGATGACGACTGAACAGCTCCTCAGTTCAGGCGTTCCGTTCAGCAGGATTAGAAAATATGTGGAAGATGGGACATTGATCCGCTTACAGCGCGGGATATACATCACCAAGGAGGCCATGGATGATGAATGGTTGCTTCTGCAGATGCGCTATAAGAAGGGGATATACAGCGGATATACCGCGCTGTATCTGCACAACATGACGGATTACATCCCCACTGAGTTCCACATGACTTTCCCACACGGATACAATGCTAAAAGCATCAGTGAAAACAATGACTACAGGATTACCCCTAAATTCGTGATTCCAAAGCTGTACGGAATCGGATTGACAAAGGTAGAAACACCGTATGGGAACACCGTGCAGACCTACGACCGTGAACGCACGCTGTGCGACATAGTTCGCGGCACAGGCGCCGACATGGATATCGTGAAACAGGCGATGAAAGGGTATGTGTCTGATCGCCCGAACATACCCAAGCTGATGGAGTACGCCGATGCTCTCAACGTCAGGCCCAAAATCCACAGATTCATGGAGGTTCTGCTGTGA